The Tripterygium wilfordii isolate XIE 37 chromosome 17, ASM1340144v1, whole genome shotgun sequence genome has a window encoding:
- the LOC119983096 gene encoding integumentary mucin A.1-like has product MASFKSSSLAFFLVSLMFSSMDLGLAAGRHLLQLPTLPVVGTLPNLPVPIPLPSLPTLPQVTLPPVLPTIPTIPKLTVPTIEATVSTIPTTIPTATLPPLPTIPTIPTVTVPAVPTTIPTIPTIPVKPSP; this is encoded by the coding sequence ATGGCCTCTTTCAAGTCCTCCTCCTTGGCTTTCTTTCTAGTTTCTCTAATGTTCTCAAGCATGGATCTTGGGTTAGCAGCTGGTCGTCATCTATTGCAGCTACCAACATTGCCAGTTGTTGGTACATTGCCAAATCTACCAGTACCCATACCATTGCCAAGCTTACCAACACTACCACAAGTCACATTGCCTCCCGTACTTCCTACCATCCCAACTATCCCAAAACTCACAGTCCCAACCATTGAAGCAACTGTCTCAACCATTCCAACAACTATCCCCACAGCCACATTGCCTCCACTTCCTACCATCCCTACTATCCCAACTGTCACAGTGCCAGCCGTTCCAACAACTATCCCCACAATCCCAACCATTCCAGTAAAACCCAGTCCCTGA
- the LOC119981712 gene encoding uncharacterized protein LOC119981712: MEFDRGFGVKNQKMPGHFHGGSRNGFESNTLLVIKLPDLRVMHIASRSVLLVIIIFALPFIMFQSRDPTSSYADAFGSDPIDVNFLNMVLQGLANEGLIKNGDKALILSSGVEVSRFSIDNAIDLVFDSDFGLKSSLPDVKFDFVFTSGLVDTQFVDRVLKVGGIVSMQLSNELSNDFEKQSNYKIVYLRRHGCCITAMRKTRTVNEVMSSSAKRLLCQLPLEAKKAALNGLEDVLLEPPRKALEKTTGFLKMFKYLPDLLDDSLEGYSRRIFINVGLPKEKDSVKKWFSKNYPTRNQEFEMYNIEVARPGIDVSHWLQKNVNEEDFVVMKAEADVVEEMIKSSIVSVVDELFLECKNQWQDEKRKKSQRAYWECLALYGRLRDEGVAVHQWW; the protein is encoded by the exons ATGGAATTCGATCGTGGGTTTGGGGTCAAGAACCAGAAAATGCCTGGACATTTTCATGGTGGCAGCAGGAATGGCTTTGAGTCTAATACTCTTTTGGTGATTAAGCTTCCTGATTTGAGGGTTATGCACATTGCCTCAAGATCGGTGCTTTTGGTTATAATTATATTTGCATTGCCTTTTATTATGTTCCAATCAAGGGATCCTACAAGTTCTTATGCTGATGCTTTTGGTTCTGATCCAATTGATGTCAACTTTCTTAATATGGTCTTGCAAGGTTTGGCTAATGAGGGCCTTATCAAGAATGGCGATAAAGCCCTGATCTTAAGTTCCGGTGTTGAGGTTTCACGATTTTCAATCGACAATGCGATTGATTTGgtgtttgattctgattttggCTTGAAAAGCTCATTACCGGAtgtaaaatttgattttgtttttacgTCTGGTCTTGTGGATACTCAATTTGTTGATCGAGTTTTAAAGGTTGGAGGCATTGTGTCTATGCAATTGAGTAATGAGCTTTCTAATGATTTTGAAAAGCAATCAAATTATAAGATTGTGTATCTCCGGCGACACGGTTGCTGTATCACTGCAATGAGGAAAACAAGAACAGTTAATGAAGTAATGAGTTCCTCTGCGAAACGGCTGCTTTGCCAATTGCCATTGGAGGCCAAGAAAGCAGCTTTGAATGGTTTGGAAGATGTTCTGCTTGAGCCACCAAGAAAGGCTTTAGAAAAAACTACTGGATTCTTGAAAATGTTCAAGTATCTCCCTGACTTGTTAGATGATTCCCTAGAAGGTTATTCTCGTCGAATTTTCATTAATGTTGGGTTACCAAAAGAGAAGGATAGTGTTAAAAAATGGTTCAGCAAGAATTACCCAACAAGAAATCAAGAATTTGAGATGTACAACATCGAGGTGGCACGTCCCGGTATTGATGTTTCACATTGGTTGCAGAAGAATGTGAACGAAGAGGACTTTGTTGTGATGAAAGCTGAAGCAGACGTGGTAGAGGAAATGATCAAGAGCAGTATAGTTTCTGTG GTCGATGAACTGTTTCTGGAGTGCAAGAACCAATGGCAGgatgagaagagaaagaagagccAGAGGGCTTATTGGGAGTGTTTGGCCTTGTATGGAAGGCTAAGGGATGAAGGAGTTGCTGTACATCAATGGTGGTAA
- the LOC119981713 gene encoding RNA-binding protein 12-like yields the protein MASCKFFLLAFLVAFAFSSIDGGLAARNLLQIPNLPQPKLSPIPTILTLPQPTIPTLPLPLPPLPSIPTIPTIPKLAFPPIPGIPSFPSIPFLSPPPATTSP from the coding sequence ATGGCTTCTTGCAAGTTCTTCTTGTTGGCTTTCTTGGTTGCTTTTGCATTTTCGAGCATCGATGGCGGCCTAGCAGCTCGAAATCTTCTGCAGATACCAAATCTGCCACAACCCAAGTTGTCTCCTATCCCAACTATTCTAACACTACCACAGCCAACAATACCAactctgcctctgcctctgcctccaCTGCCTAGCATTCCCACCATTCCTACTATCCCAAAGCTTGCATTTCCTCCAATCCCGGGCATCCCTTCTTTTCCATCTATTCCATTCCTATCTCCCCCACCTGCCACCACCAGCCCTTGA
- the LOC119982943 gene encoding uncharacterized protein LOC119982943 isoform X1 yields the protein MGIQKELLRPGTGPKPAVGQTVTVHCTGYGKNGDLSQKFWSTKDPGQQPFSFEIGKGRVIKVKCIRIGFWECQLNFSEQEQDGMKVYLACKWVKLLVYGALQTMLMVPVDFQHGEYNPIQSLFLRLRS from the exons ATGGGTATCCAGAAGGAGCTTCTTCGTCCTGGAACCGGTCCTAAACCGGCTGTCGGTCAGACAGTCACCGTGCACTGTACTGGTTATG GGAAAAATGGTGATCTCTCGCAGAAGTTTTGGAG CACAAAGGATCCTGGGCAGCAGCCTTTTTCATTCGAGATAGGCAAGGGCCGTGTTATAAAAG TTAAATGCATAAGGATTGGGTTCTGGGAGTGCCAGCTAAATTTTTCGGAGCAGGAGCAG GATGGGATGAAGGTGTACTTGGCATGCAAGTGGGTGAAGTTGCTCGTCTACGG TGCTCTCCAGACTATGCTTATGGTCCCGGTGGATTTCCAGCATGGGGAATACAACCCAATTCAGAGCTTGTTTTTGAGATTGAGGTCCTAA
- the LOC119982943 gene encoding peptidyl-prolyl cis-trans isomerase FKBP12-like isoform X2, translating to MGIQKELLRPGTGPKPAVGQTVTVHCTGYGKNGDLSQKFWSTKDPGQQPFSFEIGKGRVIKGWDEGVLGMQVGEVARLRCSPDYAYGPGGFPAWGIQPNSELVFEIEVLNAK from the exons ATGGGTATCCAGAAGGAGCTTCTTCGTCCTGGAACCGGTCCTAAACCGGCTGTCGGTCAGACAGTCACCGTGCACTGTACTGGTTATG GGAAAAATGGTGATCTCTCGCAGAAGTTTTGGAG CACAAAGGATCCTGGGCAGCAGCCTTTTTCATTCGAGATAGGCAAGGGCCGTGTTATAAAAG GATGGGATGAAGGTGTACTTGGCATGCAAGTGGGTGAAGTTGCTCGTCTACGG TGCTCTCCAGACTATGCTTATGGTCCCGGTGGATTTCCAGCATGGGGAATACAACCCAATTCAGAGCTTGTTTTTGAGATTGAGGTCCTAAATGCGAAATAA